A genomic window from Sulfurospirillum diekertiae includes:
- the cysD gene encoding sulfate adenylyltransferase subunit CysD has protein sequence MDHLDRLEAQSIYILREAYRSFPNLAMLWSIGKDSTVLLWLTRKAFFGHVPYPLVHIDTAFKIPEMIKYRDEIAIQWDLNLVVGQNKEALAKGETFVNGLDRLSCCKKLKSDALKYTLDGTWARRKWNPYKKVWEDELNGAPYTGVIVGVRADEEGSRSKERVFSARDEKSEWDASTQPPELWNQYKTDFAPGTHVRIHPLLEWTELNIWEYIERENIPIISLYFDQGNGKRYRSLGCFPCTAPVDSVASNPKEIIEELTSGKFKDIAERSGRAQDKDGGGTLEALRKEGYM, from the coding sequence ATGGATCATTTAGACAGACTCGAAGCTCAGAGTATTTACATTTTACGAGAAGCTTACAGAAGCTTCCCAAATCTTGCCATGCTTTGGAGCATCGGCAAAGACAGCACCGTACTCTTGTGGCTTACTCGAAAAGCATTTTTTGGACATGTGCCCTATCCATTGGTACACATTGATACAGCATTTAAAATCCCTGAGATGATCAAATACCGTGATGAAATCGCGATTCAATGGGACTTAAACTTAGTCGTTGGGCAAAACAAAGAAGCGCTTGCCAAAGGCGAAACCTTTGTGAATGGACTTGATCGTCTCAGTTGCTGTAAAAAGCTCAAAAGCGATGCACTCAAGTACACGTTAGATGGAACATGGGCACGCCGCAAATGGAATCCTTACAAAAAAGTATGGGAAGATGAGTTAAACGGAGCACCTTATACGGGCGTTATCGTGGGCGTAAGAGCCGATGAAGAGGGAAGTCGTTCTAAAGAGCGCGTTTTCTCAGCCAGAGATGAAAAAAGCGAATGGGACGCAAGCACGCAACCACCAGAGCTTTGGAATCAGTACAAAACGGACTTTGCGCCAGGAACTCATGTGCGCATTCACCCACTCTTAGAGTGGACGGAGCTGAACATTTGGGAGTATATTGAGAGGGAAAACATTCCTATTATCTCACTCTATTTTGATCAAGGCAATGGCAAACGTTACCGCTCTTTAGGTTGTTTTCCCTGCACCGCTCCTGTGGATTCTGTGGCATCTAACCCAAAAGAGATTATCGAAGAGCTCACAAGCGGGAAGTTTAAAGATATCGCGGAACGCTCAGGTCGCGCCCAAGATAAAGACGGCGGCGGCACACTTGAAGCACTCAGAAAAGAAGGATATATGTAA
- a CDS encoding sulfate adenylyltransferase subunit 1 → MQRLNIVITGHVDHGKSTLIGRLLADTDSLPQGKLESVKKMCENNARPFEYAFLLDALADEQKQGITIDSARVFFQSKKREYIIIDAPGHIEFLKNMISGASRAEAALLLIDAKEGVAENSKRHGMLLSLLGIKQVAIVVNKMDLVNFSEIAFTKLKVEYSEYLATLGIKSDIFIPISAREGVNLIEHSASTPWYKGPTVLEILDSFKSVEEKENDDFRMPLQDVYKFTRDNDDRRIYAGTVTSGELHVNDEVIFYPSLKRSRVASIESFNTPVKNSVKESEAIGFTLQTQIYVRNGEVVARADQSAPKVSNRFEANLFWLGTKPLELDKPYKIKIGSAQSTIYLEEIKRVIDGDTLDRANEPSVGRHEAACVIFRVHDLLAMELFAENQKLGRFVIVDEYDIAGGGIITEVLEQYTTRRTKALHVSDLLVDKASTNADFEEELFALLRKHFPHQFPTDNIG, encoded by the coding sequence ATGCAAAGACTTAATATTGTCATCACAGGACACGTCGATCACGGTAAGAGTACGCTTATTGGAAGGCTTCTTGCCGACACCGACTCATTGCCACAAGGAAAACTAGAGAGTGTGAAAAAGATGTGTGAGAACAACGCACGTCCGTTTGAGTATGCCTTCTTGCTTGACGCACTGGCAGATGAGCAAAAACAAGGCATTACGATAGACAGTGCACGCGTCTTTTTTCAGAGTAAAAAACGTGAGTACATCATCATCGATGCTCCTGGTCACATCGAATTTTTGAAAAACATGATCAGCGGAGCGTCTCGCGCTGAGGCGGCATTGCTTCTCATCGACGCCAAAGAAGGAGTAGCGGAAAACTCCAAACGTCACGGTATGTTGCTCTCGCTTTTGGGCATCAAACAAGTGGCGATTGTGGTCAACAAAATGGACTTGGTAAACTTTAGTGAAATCGCCTTTACCAAACTCAAAGTCGAATACAGCGAATACTTGGCAACGCTTGGAATTAAAAGCGACATTTTTATCCCGATCAGTGCACGTGAAGGGGTCAATCTCATAGAGCATTCCGCCTCTACGCCTTGGTATAAAGGACCAACGGTTTTAGAAATTTTAGATAGTTTCAAAAGCGTGGAAGAAAAAGAGAATGATGACTTTAGAATGCCATTGCAAGATGTGTACAAGTTTACACGCGATAACGATGACAGACGCATTTATGCAGGAACCGTAACCAGTGGGGAATTACATGTAAACGATGAAGTCATCTTTTACCCCTCTTTGAAACGCTCACGTGTAGCGAGCATCGAGAGCTTTAACACGCCTGTTAAAAACAGTGTGAAAGAGAGCGAAGCGATTGGCTTTACGCTTCAAACACAAATTTATGTGCGCAATGGCGAAGTGGTAGCCCGTGCTGATCAAAGTGCACCAAAGGTGAGTAACCGCTTTGAAGCGAACCTTTTCTGGTTGGGCACTAAACCGTTGGAGTTGGATAAACCCTACAAGATCAAGATCGGCTCAGCCCAAAGCACCATCTATCTTGAAGAGATCAAACGTGTGATCGATGGCGATACGCTCGATCGTGCCAATGAGCCCAGTGTAGGTCGCCACGAAGCAGCATGTGTCATCTTTAGAGTCCATGATCTTTTGGCAATGGAACTTTTTGCCGAGAACCAAAAGCTCGGTCGTTTTGTCATTGTTGATGAGTACGACATCGCAGGCGGCGGGATTATCACCGAAGTGTTGGAGCAGTACACCACACGTCGTACCAAAGCGTTACATGTAAGCGATCTTTTGGTCGACAAAGCAAGTACCAATGCGGATTTTGAAGAGGAACTTTTTGCGCTCCTTCGTAAACATTTCCCGCATCAATTTCCGACGGATAATATCGGTTAA
- the thiS gene encoding sulfur carrier protein ThiS gives MKLTINGDSKEIKDGIVLSELLIIENVEQPDMVSVQLNDEFLTKDEYPTTTLKEGDAINFLYFMGGGA, from the coding sequence ATGAAACTTACCATTAACGGCGATTCAAAAGAGATTAAGGACGGAATCGTTCTTTCAGAGTTATTAATCATTGAAAATGTTGAACAACCTGATATGGTCTCCGTCCAACTCAATGACGAATTTTTAACCAAAGACGAATACCCCACAACCACACTCAAAGAGGGTGATGCCATTAACTTTTTATACTTTATGGGAGGTGGCGCGTGA
- a CDS encoding HesA/MoeB/ThiF family protein translates to MKEFSDEELERYSRHIILQDVGIEGQEKIANSKILVIGAGGLGSPVALYLAAAGVGEIGIVDGDVVDLSNLQRQVIHATADISTPKVLSAKAKMEAINPNVKVTVYQKFLDASNILDIVKGYDFVIDGTDNFSAKFLINDACVLANVPYSHGGILRFGGQTMTIKPNESACYACVFDSPPPANAIPTCSSAGILGAVAGMLGTIQAAEALKYIVGVGEPLYNRLLTFDAKTMNFRNVNFKKNPKCRVCGGEGIKEIRDYEAVVCEAKL, encoded by the coding sequence GTGAAAGAGTTTAGCGATGAGGAATTAGAGCGTTATTCTCGCCATATTATCCTCCAAGATGTAGGGATCGAAGGACAAGAGAAGATCGCCAATTCAAAAATATTGGTCATTGGCGCGGGCGGACTTGGTTCACCCGTAGCGCTTTACTTAGCCGCAGCAGGCGTGGGTGAGATCGGCATCGTTGATGGCGATGTGGTCGATCTCTCCAACCTTCAACGTCAAGTGATTCACGCCACAGCCGACATTAGTACACCTAAAGTGCTCTCGGCTAAAGCAAAAATGGAAGCGATTAACCCCAATGTCAAAGTGACCGTTTATCAGAAGTTCTTAGATGCGTCTAACATCTTGGACATCGTCAAAGGGTATGACTTTGTCATCGATGGAACCGACAATTTTTCGGCGAAATTTTTGATCAATGATGCGTGTGTTTTAGCCAATGTCCCTTATTCACATGGTGGCATTTTGCGTTTTGGTGGACAAACGATGACCATTAAACCCAATGAGAGTGCGTGTTACGCGTGTGTGTTTGACAGCCCACCACCTGCCAACGCTATTCCTACCTGCTCTAGTGCGGGTATTTTAGGCGCAGTTGCGGGTATGCTTGGAACGATTCAAGCCGCGGAAGCACTCAAATACATCGTGGGTGTCGGCGAGCCTCTTTACAACCGCCTTTTAACGTTTGATGCGAAAACGATGAACTTTAGAAATGTCAATTTCAAGAAAAACCCTAAGTGTCGCGTCTGTGGTGGCGAAGGAATTAAAGAGATACGAGATTATGAAGCGGTGGTGTGTGAGGCAAAGTTATGA
- a CDS encoding M67 family metallopeptidase, whose translation MITLPQSVYDEIVAHALKDTPIEACGYLAGIEGEVKYAIPMKNTDASNEHFSFDPQEQFDAFKKTQKEGLRLISVYHSHPETPARPSEEDIRLAYDPNVSYIIVSLAGETPDMKSFIIKNKTVEKEEINII comes from the coding sequence ATGATTACCCTACCTCAAAGTGTGTACGATGAGATCGTCGCACACGCTCTTAAAGATACGCCCATCGAAGCGTGTGGTTATCTTGCAGGCATAGAGGGCGAAGTGAAATACGCGATTCCTATGAAAAATACGGACGCAAGTAACGAGCACTTCAGCTTTGACCCGCAAGAGCAGTTTGACGCGTTTAAAAAGACGCAAAAAGAAGGGCTCAGGCTGATTTCCGTGTATCATTCACACCCAGAAACACCCGCACGTCCCAGTGAAGAAGACATTCGCTTGGCGTATGACCCCAATGTTAGCTATATTATTGTTTCATTAGCAGGTGAAACACCAGATATGAAGTCATTTATCATTAAAAACAAAACGGTTGAAAAAGAAGAAATTAACATTATTTAA
- a CDS encoding sulfurtransferase TusA family protein, which yields MSHYIIPQMVYDDLEVFKKNHAEFLAGTLDDLTFKTMRVPFGVYEQREANTFMVRIKLAGGILTPKQLLTLADLAEKYAHEAIHITTRGGAQLHYVKIEDIIDIITTLHSIDLSGRGGGGNTVRNIMADPLAGTAKDEIFDVSPYALALTTKMLEQKDSFALPRKFKITFSGSEADRGYATIHDVGFIAKIENGVKGFKLFVAGGMGAKSRVGSKFLDFVPESEVFLYAQAIKQVFDQNGNRKNKHAARLRFLIEELGMDEFRRLVNVEIEAIKAKGDWEMPTTEIERTGGDTTHEPFSVPENISKWWNRYVYAQKQEGLYGCKVPIHLGDIHFTNARALANALLPFGEDVLRFTGDQNLYIRNLTAPQMASLHDILINFSKDVSKPTFFGDMVACTGAATCQLGIARPRGAVDAIQKRLEKLFDERDYDALQGFKIHLSGCPNSCGKHLIGDLGFFGKVQRNEGYSYPAYNVVAGTRTSGDGTVFAQKAGDVAAFHLPAFVEEVLDTWLLHVKKYESFADWIDDGGLKIVEEISKKYVEIPSFKDDKNPYFDYNAVELFSLKGRGTGECSAGMYDLIEADKKALKEALEKEEKDYELIRLLAARMLLVTRGEDARDKAGVLKAFKTLFVDTTLLNAYFGTMLEGDADEKSIELAEEVIKLYETMDNTLKFAKEKELAAVANAPKEEKSAHFKDLSGVACPMNFVKTKMELAKIGSGEVLEILLDDGAPIDNVPKSVAGEGHKVEATTKEGNGWRVRIVKK from the coding sequence ATGAGCCACTATATTATCCCTCAAATGGTCTATGATGACCTCGAAGTTTTTAAAAAAAACCATGCCGAATTTTTAGCAGGCACACTCGATGACCTGACATTCAAAACGATGCGCGTTCCTTTTGGTGTGTACGAACAACGTGAAGCCAATACTTTCATGGTGCGCATTAAACTCGCAGGCGGTATCCTAACCCCCAAACAGCTTTTAACGCTTGCAGACTTGGCGGAAAAGTACGCGCACGAGGCGATTCACATCACCACACGTGGTGGCGCACAGCTTCACTATGTCAAGATCGAAGATATCATTGACATTATCACCACCCTGCACAGCATTGACCTTAGTGGACGAGGTGGTGGCGGTAACACTGTTCGTAACATTATGGCTGATCCACTCGCAGGTACGGCGAAAGATGAGATTTTTGATGTTTCTCCTTATGCGCTTGCGCTCACGACCAAAATGTTGGAACAAAAAGACTCGTTTGCATTGCCGCGCAAATTCAAAATCACGTTTAGCGGCTCTGAAGCGGATCGCGGATACGCGACGATTCACGATGTTGGGTTTATCGCAAAGATCGAAAACGGTGTCAAAGGCTTTAAACTCTTTGTCGCAGGCGGCATGGGCGCGAAATCTCGCGTGGGCAGTAAATTTCTTGATTTTGTGCCTGAGTCTGAAGTCTTTTTGTACGCCCAAGCCATCAAACAGGTGTTTGACCAAAACGGTAACCGCAAAAACAAACACGCCGCTCGCCTTCGCTTCTTGATCGAAGAGTTGGGCATGGATGAGTTTAGACGACTCGTTAACGTTGAAATCGAGGCTATTAAAGCCAAAGGTGACTGGGAAATGCCCACCACTGAAATCGAGCGTACGGGCGGCGATACCACGCATGAGCCTTTTAGCGTGCCTGAAAACATTTCAAAATGGTGGAACCGTTACGTTTACGCCCAAAAACAAGAGGGGCTTTATGGCTGTAAAGTGCCGATTCATTTAGGCGACATTCACTTTACCAACGCGCGCGCTCTTGCGAATGCCCTGCTTCCCTTTGGTGAAGACGTACTTCGTTTTACAGGCGATCAAAACCTCTATATTCGCAACCTAACAGCGCCTCAAATGGCAAGTTTGCATGACATCTTGATCAACTTTTCCAAAGATGTTTCCAAACCAACGTTTTTTGGCGACATGGTGGCGTGTACGGGGGCGGCGACGTGTCAGCTGGGTATCGCACGTCCTCGTGGTGCAGTCGATGCGATTCAAAAACGCCTTGAAAAACTCTTTGACGAGCGCGACTACGACGCATTGCAAGGCTTTAAAATCCACCTTTCCGGCTGCCCGAACAGTTGTGGCAAACACCTCATTGGCGATCTTGGTTTTTTTGGCAAAGTGCAACGCAATGAAGGCTATTCGTACCCTGCGTACAATGTGGTTGCAGGAACACGCACAAGTGGCGATGGCACAGTATTTGCGCAAAAAGCGGGTGATGTTGCGGCATTTCATTTGCCTGCTTTTGTCGAAGAAGTGTTGGATACATGGCTTTTACATGTAAAAAAATACGAGAGCTTCGCCGACTGGATTGATGATGGCGGACTTAAAATCGTGGAAGAGATTTCTAAAAAATACGTGGAAATTCCTTCATTTAAAGATGATAAAAACCCTTACTTTGACTACAACGCCGTGGAACTCTTCTCCCTAAAAGGAAGAGGCACGGGTGAGTGTAGTGCAGGTATGTATGACCTTATTGAAGCCGATAAAAAAGCCCTCAAAGAGGCGTTGGAAAAAGAGGAAAAAGACTATGAGCTGATTCGTCTTTTGGCCGCTCGTATGCTACTCGTCACACGTGGAGAAGATGCTAGGGATAAAGCAGGCGTACTCAAAGCCTTTAAAACACTTTTTGTCGATACGACACTGCTCAATGCCTACTTTGGCACGATGTTAGAGGGCGATGCGGATGAGAAATCGATCGAGTTGGCAGAAGAAGTTATCAAGCTTTACGAGACAATGGACAATACACTTAAATTTGCCAAAGAGAAAGAGTTGGCAGCGGTTGCAAATGCACCTAAAGAAGAAAAATCAGCCCATTTTAAAGACCTCAGTGGCGTGGCATGTCCGATGAATTTTGTGAAAACAAAAATGGAACTTGCCAAAATTGGAAGCGGTGAAGTTTTGGAAATTTTGCTCGATGATGGTGCACCGATAGACAATGTTCCAAAATCCGTCGCAGGAGAAGGACACAAAGTGGAAGCCACCACCAAAGAGGGCAACGGCTGGCGCGTAAGGATCGTGAAAAAATGA
- the cobA gene encoding uroporphyrinogen-III C-methyltransferase produces MSTLGIALTPKKTLLIGAGKVAAQKARVLDSLDFAYEIVATEVLDDYFASKTFTCKPFEDTDAEGFEVIIDATGNEVVTNRLVALKPQLHFWLNVVDVPELCDFYFSALTRRGDIHVSVSSGGSSPTLAQVIRDKIERILPRDLTSLIERLKNERKKPERDLENLRGIAKAGAGKVFLIGCGTGYVGNLTLDALNAFELLDVALVDALVSQEIRSLIPLTCKVVDVSKKKGFHSKSQDEINALLVEYATQGLVVGRLKGGDPLLFGRLGEEKQVLAQHGIAFEVINGITSALRSCTVSGIVPTIRDISKGVTIVSAHLRETLFNDDWVSILKQPLHTVIVLMAHSFAKKIEDAIAKQNIDPNLPAAFVSKIDLKDQIIIVGTVGKLDKMATLCATPAVLIIGECVARENILPAENSGKIIYM; encoded by the coding sequence ATGAGTACCTTAGGTATCGCGCTTACGCCCAAAAAAACGCTTCTCATTGGTGCAGGCAAAGTCGCTGCCCAGAAAGCGCGCGTGCTCGATAGCCTTGATTTTGCCTATGAAATTGTAGCAACTGAGGTTTTGGATGACTATTTTGCGTCCAAAACCTTTACATGTAAACCGTTTGAGGATACGGATGCTGAAGGCTTTGAGGTGATTATCGATGCTACGGGCAATGAAGTGGTAACCAACCGCCTCGTGGCGTTGAAACCTCAACTTCACTTTTGGCTCAATGTCGTCGATGTCCCCGAACTGTGCGATTTTTACTTTAGCGCGCTCACGCGTCGTGGGGACATTCACGTTTCAGTCAGCAGTGGTGGGAGTTCACCCACACTCGCGCAAGTGATTCGTGACAAAATTGAGCGGATTTTACCACGCGATTTGACCTCTTTGATTGAACGCCTCAAAAACGAGCGCAAAAAGCCCGAACGTGATCTTGAAAACCTTCGAGGCATCGCGAAAGCTGGTGCGGGGAAAGTCTTTTTGATCGGTTGTGGAACGGGCTATGTGGGCAACCTTACATTAGACGCGCTCAATGCGTTTGAACTGCTCGATGTGGCGCTTGTGGATGCACTCGTTTCGCAAGAGATTCGTTCCCTCATTCCGCTTACATGTAAAGTCGTCGATGTCAGTAAAAAGAAGGGGTTTCACTCCAAAAGTCAAGACGAGATCAACGCGCTTTTAGTCGAGTACGCCACACAAGGATTGGTTGTTGGACGACTCAAAGGGGGCGATCCGCTTCTGTTTGGTCGCTTGGGCGAAGAGAAGCAAGTTTTAGCTCAGCATGGCATCGCGTTTGAAGTCATCAACGGCATCACTTCAGCTCTTCGTTCATGCACGGTCTCTGGCATTGTGCCCACGATTCGTGACATCTCCAAAGGTGTCACTATCGTCTCAGCGCACCTAAGAGAAACACTGTTTAATGATGATTGGGTGAGTATTTTAAAACAACCCTTGCACACAGTGATCGTTTTGATGGCGCACAGTTTTGCGAAAAAAATCGAAGATGCCATTGCAAAACAGAACATCGACCCCAACCTTCCCGCGGCATTTGTCTCGAAGATTGACCTAAAAGATCAAATCATCATAGTGGGAACTGTGGGAAAATTGGATAAAATGGCAACATTATGCGCTACACCAGCGGTGCTCATCATCGGTGAGTGTGTCGCACGTGAGAACATTCTACCCGCTGAAAATAGCGGCAAAATTATTTACATGTAA
- a CDS encoding aminotransferase class V-fold PLP-dependent enzyme, translating into MGFTTKALHAKPAHKDAHGAMRFPIYQSSAFEFEKAEDLEAVFKGQKAGHVYTRSSNPSIEEFELKIKAISGAFGVVATATGMAAVSNALFALLKSGDNFITTKYLFGNTLSLFQTLFSDFGVEVRYVDLSDLEAIQANMDDKTRFLFCESVSNPQLIVPDFRTIKSVLKEHNVPFIVDTTATPWNIFDAKKHGVDIEIISATKYISGGGHVLGGLIVDNGTFNWKHHANLASYYKKFGPNAFMARLRKETYRNLGASLSPMSAYMLSLGLETLDLRVQRSCQNALAVAKYLQGKAEIISVEYPFLENSVYFANASKQFSGGGGLVSFSFKDKEATYAFLNRLNIIKRGTNVQDNKSLAIATYHTIYAEYSEEKKAEYGLTEGMIRLSIGIEDLEDLLADIDQALAQ; encoded by the coding sequence ATGGGATTTACCACCAAAGCATTGCATGCCAAACCTGCACACAAAGACGCTCATGGAGCAATGCGCTTCCCCATCTACCAAAGTTCCGCGTTTGAGTTTGAAAAAGCGGAAGATTTAGAGGCTGTTTTTAAAGGTCAAAAAGCGGGGCACGTCTACACACGCTCGTCAAACCCTTCCATTGAAGAGTTTGAACTCAAGATCAAAGCGATCAGTGGCGCTTTTGGTGTAGTTGCAACAGCAACGGGAATGGCGGCGGTCTCCAATGCACTCTTTGCGCTTTTGAAAAGTGGTGACAATTTTATCACGACGAAGTACCTTTTTGGCAACACGCTCTCTTTGTTTCAAACCCTTTTCAGTGACTTTGGGGTGGAGGTGCGTTATGTGGATTTGAGCGATTTAGAAGCCATTCAAGCGAACATGGATGATAAAACGCGTTTTCTCTTTTGCGAAAGTGTGAGTAATCCGCAACTCATCGTACCTGATTTTAGGACAATAAAAAGCGTTTTAAAAGAACACAATGTGCCTTTCATTGTGGACACAACCGCAACGCCTTGGAATATTTTCGATGCCAAAAAACACGGCGTGGACATTGAGATTATCTCCGCAACCAAATACATCAGCGGTGGCGGGCATGTTTTGGGTGGTTTGATTGTCGATAATGGCACATTTAACTGGAAACATCACGCTAATTTGGCATCGTACTACAAAAAATTTGGACCCAATGCGTTTATGGCGCGTCTTCGCAAAGAGACCTACCGAAATCTAGGTGCGTCACTTTCACCGATGAGTGCGTATATGCTCTCTCTTGGGCTTGAAACGCTTGATTTAAGAGTGCAGAGAAGCTGTCAAAACGCTCTGGCTGTAGCAAAATATTTGCAAGGTAAAGCGGAGATTATCAGCGTGGAGTATCCGTTTTTAGAAAACTCTGTGTACTTTGCCAACGCTTCCAAGCAATTTAGCGGTGGTGGTGGACTTGTGAGCTTTAGCTTTAAAGATAAAGAAGCGACCTATGCCTTTTTAAATCGCCTCAACATCATTAAACGAGGCACAAACGTTCAAGACAACAAATCCTTAGCGATTGCGACGTACCATACGATTTATGCGGAGTATTCGGAAGAGAAAAAAGCGGAATATGGGCTTACAGAAGGGATGATTCGCCTCTCAATAGGCATTGAAGACTTAGAAGATTTGCTGGCGGACATTGACCAAGCTTTAGCCCAATAA
- the mnmA gene encoding tRNA 2-thiouridine(34) synthase MnmA yields MKIALLMSGGIDSSYSAYLLKNQGHEVIGIYLKLHDDEKKHAINIANIEKVSHHLGIQTHVIDAKALFKEHVYDYFVRSYEQGLTPNPCAFCNPKMKFGFAFEKAMEMGCEKIATGHYARVENGHIKEAYDMSKDQSYFLFGLKKEVIEKIIFPLGDMLKNDIKPIALKELPWLGTLESYKESQEICFVTDTYIEVLKKHINVDQKGLIKDVSGKVIGEHKGYMHYTIGKRKGLTINGAHDPHFVVNIDAKTNTVVAGTKEDLLQTQVVAENFSLGKEFKEGEYGVKVRYRSPKTKAHVKIENGKIIANLKEGVFGLASGQALVVYQDDLVIGGGWIEA; encoded by the coding sequence ATGAAAATTGCACTCCTGATGAGCGGCGGCATTGACTCCAGTTACTCCGCTTATTTGCTCAAAAACCAAGGCCATGAGGTTATTGGTATCTATCTCAAACTCCATGACGATGAGAAAAAACATGCCATCAACATCGCCAACATCGAAAAAGTAAGCCACCATTTGGGCATACAAACCCATGTGATTGATGCCAAAGCGCTCTTTAAAGAGCATGTGTATGACTACTTTGTGAGGTCGTACGAACAAGGGCTTACCCCCAATCCGTGTGCTTTTTGCAATCCGAAAATGAAATTTGGGTTTGCGTTTGAAAAAGCGATGGAGATGGGATGCGAAAAAATTGCCACTGGGCATTACGCACGCGTTGAAAATGGGCATATCAAAGAAGCTTACGATATGTCAAAAGATCAAAGTTATTTTCTTTTTGGGCTTAAAAAAGAGGTGATCGAAAAGATCATTTTCCCACTGGGCGATATGCTCAAAAACGACATCAAACCTATTGCGCTTAAAGAGTTGCCATGGCTTGGTACGCTTGAGAGTTACAAAGAGTCTCAAGAGATTTGCTTTGTCACGGACACTTACATTGAAGTGTTGAAAAAACATATTAACGTTGATCAAAAGGGACTGATCAAAGATGTGAGCGGAAAGGTGATTGGCGAGCACAAAGGCTACATGCACTACACGATCGGTAAACGCAAAGGCCTTACTATTAATGGCGCGCATGATCCGCATTTTGTGGTGAACATTGATGCCAAGACGAACACGGTCGTTGCGGGAACCAAAGAAGACCTACTTCAAACTCAAGTGGTTGCCGAAAATTTCTCTTTAGGTAAAGAGTTTAAAGAAGGTGAGTACGGTGTAAAAGTACGCTACCGAAGTCCCAAAACCAAAGCGCATGTAAAAATTGAAAATGGCAAGATCATCGCCAACCTTAAAGAGGGTGTTTTTGGACTTGCTAGTGGGCAAGCGCTCGTTGTCTACCAAGATGACCTCGTCATCGGCGGCGGTTGGATCGAAGCGTAA
- a CDS encoding C-GCAxxG-C-C family protein: MNESVEQKALEHFSNGYVCSEAVLKTIAEKHGIDSPLIPAIASGFGSGLSRSDGGLCGAYSGGVMALSLLQGRTNASDPKDPLYHNVQLFKEHFEKAFESCECAKLLGFSLSSPDAGEKFKEGTCKTCKCDLYVVYAVTEVEHMLTCKEKEPL; the protein is encoded by the coding sequence ATGAATGAATCGGTTGAACAAAAAGCATTAGAGCATTTTTCAAATGGCTATGTGTGTAGTGAAGCAGTTTTAAAAACCATCGCAGAAAAACACGGCATTGATTCACCATTGATTCCTGCTATCGCATCAGGATTTGGAAGTGGTTTGTCTCGCAGCGACGGTGGGCTTTGTGGTGCATATAGTGGTGGCGTTATGGCTCTTTCACTGCTTCAAGGACGTACAAATGCCAGTGATCCAAAAGATCCGCTTTATCACAATGTACAACTGTTTAAAGAGCATTTTGAAAAAGCCTTTGAAAGCTGTGAATGTGCCAAACTTTTGGGCTTTTCACTCAGTTCTCCTGATGCCGGAGAAAAATTTAAAGAGGGAACTTGCAAAACCTGTAAGTGCGATCTTTATGTGGTTTATGCTGTTACGGAAGTAGAACATATGCTTACATGTAAAGAGAAAGAGCCATTGTAA
- a CDS encoding thioredoxin family protein, which produces MKIEILGTGCSKCQALTLHVKEAVAQKGLFAQIEKVDDLMQIMHYGVTSTPALVIDGKVVSSGKLLSVDEIVALLGKEI; this is translated from the coding sequence ATGAAGATTGAAATTTTAGGAACAGGTTGTTCTAAATGTCAAGCATTGACATTACATGTAAAAGAGGCGGTGGCTCAAAAAGGGCTATTTGCACAAATAGAAAAGGTAGACGATCTCATGCAAATTATGCATTATGGAGTGACTTCTACACCTGCTTTGGTTATTGATGGTAAAGTTGTCAGTAGTGGAAAATTGTTAAGTGTCGATGAAATTGTGGCACTTTTGGGTAAGGAAATATGA